Within the Erpetoichthys calabaricus chromosome 1, fErpCal1.3, whole genome shotgun sequence genome, the region gcattattattgGCTGGGCTGGTCAGCATCAGGACACTCCGGACTGATGATAATGATTCAGTTGCCAGTTATGAAGGCCAAAGATTAACCAGCATGCCGGAGATCTCACAGTCGATTAAAGTGCTTCTTCTTTCATTCAACAATATCAGAAACATCAGTTTGCACTTGTCTTCATGTCTACCCAATCTACAGAATCTGTTAGCTGGAAACCAACAGTCCAAAAGCGTTTACATTGGAGACAGGGCTTTCATCAATGCTCCAAACCTGAAGTTCCTTGATCTGGGAGGAAACAAGAATGCAGTCATTCACCAGGATGCATTTGTGGGACTGCAAAAGCTGCAAGTTTTATACCTTGATAGTATTGGTCTCAATGAAAGTATACTAGAAGGAAACTACTTTCGAGAACTGGTGTCATTACAGAAGTTGATCCTGACTGGGAACCGTATTAAAAGGCTTAGACCTGATCCCAGTTTCCATAGCCTCAAATCACTTGAGTACATTGATTTGAAGCTCAACTTGATCCGTCAAATATGTGGGGAAGATCTGCGCAACCTTCAAGGGCTTCATTTATCTAAGTTAGATCTTTCTTCTAATTATTTATCATATAATTCAACTATGAACTGTCccacaatttcaaatagtattagTGTTGAAGTCTTGGATATATCTTCCAATCCTTTAAATCTTGTTGGGGTGGAGAAGTTCTTTAACATTTCCACAGGAATCCAGATAAGCGAACTGGTAATGCAGCACAGCATTCTTGGGAAGAACTTTGGGTTCTCCAATTTGAAAGATCCAGATGCCAGCACCTTCACTGGACTCACAAAAAACAGTGTCCGTTCACTGGACTTATCCAGAGCTTTCATTTTTGAGTTAAATCCCTCTCTATTTGTTGGTTTGTCACatgttgaaaaaataaatctgtctttcaacaaaattaacaaaattcatcAGGGTGCGTTCAATGGTTTAGGAAACCTTAAGATGTTAAACCTGTCCAACAACCTGCTGGGGGAAATTTATGCAGAGAGTTTTGAAAGCCTAAGGTCTTCATCagttaattatttagatttctcGTCAAACCATATAGGAGCAATCCAGTATAATGCTCTTGTGGGTCTTAATACTTTAGAAACATTAGATCTCCGCAATAATGCTTTGACAAGGATCCCGATGAGCAGCCTCCCTAACCTACTCTATCTACTTTTGGGAAAAAATCGGATCAGCAGCACCTATGGTCTTCATCAGCTGATCAAGAATGCAGTTCTTGTTGATCTTTCATTCAATCAATTGCAGGATTTAGGAGGCATTCAGGACATACTGACAATCCATACTCTCCGTTATCTGATAATGTCATACAATAAAATCTCTACATGTACAGCCAGTGCTTTTCCCACGGACAGCCAACTGTACTTTTTGGATCTCTCTCACAACTCTTTAAATGAAGTCTGGAGGTCTAGCTCTTGCTTGGACATCTTTCATAATATGAAGCAACTTGCTTTTCTCAAGCTAAGCAGTAATGGTCTCATAAACCTGCCCAAAAACATCTTCCAGGGTCTTAAGTCCCTTAATGTCTTGGACCTCTCTGGAAACCTTTTACGCTCTTTGTCATCAAATCTGTTCTTAAGTCTTAAATCTCTGAAGTCACTCAGTCTATCCAACAACAGTTTACTAACACTCCATCCTTCAGTCTTTGAACCCCTTCCATCCCTCACAATAGTAAGCCTCAGTGGCAATCCTTTTGTTTGCACCTGTGAGATGATGGCATTAGTGAATTGGCTACCACATTCCAATGTTACAATTGCTGGCTCATCAGAAGACACTTCTTGTGCTTTTCCATTAACTCTTAAAGGAGTGCCACTTACTTCTCTGCAAGAAGAAGACTGTCAGTAGGTGCTAGCATTGACAGATATAATTTAGTATATTGGTGTCTGTTAAGAATACCTATTTTCAGCATTTCAGTATTATCAAcaggtttatattttaatttgataatagggtatatttattgatatttattgacAATGGCTTTTATTATGATTTGAGTTTGCTTTATTAGGTCCTTGGACCATGCACTGTATTTTTGCTACATTTCTTCATAAGCATGACTAACATGATATATTGCCTATGTGTTTGAAagcataataaaaatatgttaaattaaagtgaacttactttttaaatgcatttgtggACTAATGGATTTGTGTTACCTTAAGGTATATGTTTCCTGGGCATACTTTGAATTTAAGAGTCATATATGCCTATTTGCACAATAGTATGAGCACAGTGATTAAATGGATAACACAGCTGCCTCACAGCCCCAAAGACCTGGGACCAAATCCTAACCAAGTTACCATCTTTACGGAGTTTGTGCATCCTCTCTGTTTCTGGTGGGTTTATCCGATTCTCTgatttccacatcccaaagttgtGCAAATTAGGCTCATTGGTAACTGTTGATTGGTCTGATATAAGTGAATGTGGGTATGACACAATTAACTGCTACTTTTGCAACTGGTGCTACCAGAATAGTTTTCTGcaaatttgtaatgaaaaaagcAGGTTTAGATTAATGATGCTTGGATTGGCACAGTCCCATCACACACTACTGATGGAAAATTGCAAATACCACCAGTTCATTTACTGTACCCATTCATCCCAGTCGCAGTGGAAGCATGATCTGCCACCAATGAAAACAGCCCTAAGTGGGATGCCAGTGtaccacaacacacacacacacaaataagtcACAGGTGCGACTTACTGATACCAGAAAACTGTGCCTTCGTGTCTTAAAACAATGGGAggaaagtttaaacaaaagagaACTAACATATGGTGGAGGAGTGTGGTGTTTCTGATGGCTGCAATCATGTTGTTTATCATAATAAACACCCATTGCTGTATGTTTCGGTAGCACATGAAGTCACATGGGTATGATTTGTAACATCACTGCATCACCCTATACAATATGGCAGTGTACTGCATTACTTTATCCATACATTGAATCTAACACAAAAAACGAAGTTTAGCATTAGTTAAGGAAAGTTAAACAAGACATTTTTAGGACCTTAGTTTCAAATTTTTTTGACTACAGTTTCTGGCttattgttttggtttcaatgttTGAATGCGTTCATTTTTCTGGTATTATTGATTTCATTTTGGTTAAAGACAACTCACAGCTCTGATGCATTTTGTTCCTTCATGGTTAGAGTCCATCAACATcaacatttcaacaaaaataacTTGTGATCTGTCTTCCCTTTATAGAGTTTACAACAGTTCTGTTCCCGTTTAATTTGGTTAATTGGCTTCCTTTAGTGTTTTGTATTAGTTTAGTGTTTTGTTccttatttgttatttatgtaatTACAGTTTGAGCTGATTCACAAGCTTAAGTAACTGCTCCAAGCActgtaattaaaatgaagtttCTGTGTTGATACATTCATGGCACTGGAAAGTGgcgacatgctgcatgttgaTCAGACAtgatgcaaataagaatttcacggAGGTCTGTACATGTAACAACAATACTACTACAAAGCAAGTAGCAAGTATTAGGATTCAACATTCTCTTGTTTTGATAGagttaaaaagtaaagtaaaaaccgAAACTAATCACTACAAAGGCAAAAAGGGGTCATGCACTGCAAGAACAAGGTACTCTAATAAGAAGCCACTACTGCCCAAGTTACACACTTACTGACTGTGCTAACATTTATTCATACACATATGCCACTCCACTTAGACAAACTTACCTTTACTAATAAAGAACCCGAATGAAACCCTCTACTTCACCTTTCATTATTCCACTCACATTTACACATAAACACCAACAAATTTCAGCACAAACATacagaagcaaaaaaatatatattgcaaaTGTACAACTATTTAcacacaatattttttatattacatcaAATATAAAAGCATGTGTCAAAGATCATTTTATCTATCAACTCATTCATATTTATATCCTATCACTGAGCTCAGCTTGTACCCACAGATAACAATAACATTTTCATACAGACTGTAGCACAAAGTGCAGACAACACAGAATGTTTGTCAAAAACAATAGCTAAAGCGTTaaaaaccacttgtaaacagttataataaagcattaattaatataaatagttCAGTCTGAATAAGTGACTGAATaagtgttatatacagtacatcattccTTTTTACAGTAATGTCGTAAAAGAAGGTCTTTAATAAGAAGTATGCAGTACTGTATATCCCAAATGAATAATAACCAAATCTTATTAAAATAAGTCTTATTATAAAACAAGCGTATCTACAAACCGAAGTGTGCAATAATACAGACAGAAGCACATAAGACcaaatctcacaccacagaagAAATACAAAGGCCTCACTCTGCAGTGACTTGAGGGTTTAATGCTGTTATTCCGCTGTCAGCATTCATCAATCGGTTAACTTCTGTCGCTATTCAGCTAAATTAGATTTTGCCTGAAAAGGGATCAGTTAAAGGGCAACTGTTTATTTATTACCTGGCAGACTCGCACACTCACCACTACACACATTTTAcacctttattttgttttaattatcttctAATACGAATGCTGTTCTAGGTCTTCTGCCAGTTTAGGGTTTGAAGCAAATACTAATGCTGCTGCTCTACCCTGTGGATAAAAACAAGTACACTCTGTTGctaaatgttcatttatttgggTAGATACATTTCATAATACCCTACCGGGGTCAAGCATAGCATTATTATACTCATTCATTTCGAAAAAAGGATCCATTATTATCAACATTGAACTTCTCTCTATCATTAACCTTACTAACCAGTAGGCGTATACTCTTTATACTCCTTTGTTAAAACCTTCCGCACATTCGTTTCTCCCGCCCATGGTCCGTCTTTATTGGATACACACGTACCAGTCCACCGTCTTCTGATATGCTGTCGCTATAGCTGATTGGCTGCGAATGTAGCATCGCAGTAACACGACTCAGTGGTGAAAACGCATGCGTAGTAGCCAGCTGTTCGTCTTTAACCCGATTTAAAGGGGAAAACACGCTCGTTACAGGTTCGTCATCACCCTGCAGTGTAGGTACCAAGAATAAAGGAAGCATCGCAGCACAGACATTATCGAGACGGTACTCTGTGCCTTGTTATGACTGGTAAATTATCACACTCAGTGCTTTGGATgagatgtatatattttaatgcgTCAAGCTTtatcacttgttttatttatgtattatttggaaagcagttttaagatgatgttgtTTAGGGACTCGACAGACAATACATTTACTGTCACACATTGAAACGTTCTGaacaattaaaattcaaaaaacaatatACGCATATTTTCATACTAGTTTgattaaagttaaatttaaaattagttAATTGTTAAAATTAGAGTTTGTGCGTgcgcatatatatattatatactgtatatgaacttttaatacatatatatggagttatatatatatagtcttttaaatgcagttttactgGTGACAGACAGACAACAGAAAGTAGCATTACTTAAAGAACTATGGTTATAGAACAGAAACCATACATTTATACTAATCCATGCAGAGAAGTAGAGAGCAATGAAGTATTATTGTGTCATAATTGAATTTGGTTATGCAGCCTGGTGCTGGTCTGCATTTGTGAGATAAGATTTTGATTTCTTTAGCTTGGGATGTTTTATggggaataaagaaaaaaggagatTGGTGTTGCACTTAAGGTGTGTCAGTGTCTCTCTTTCAAACATAATATGATGTACATTGAAGTATCACCAATGTTAAGTCTTCCCACATTAACTATGTTCTTAATTACGTGTTTAGCATGCTACCCTCTTGGCGATTGCACATTCTCCTGGAACTTGCATTTCTCGGACAGTCCCAGTTTCTTTAGGTTATTTTCTTGCAAACCTGAGCTGGATTAGGAAAGGTCAAAACTGGACTGATTGTTTCATATTGTGActataaaataaaagcatttcattGCTATTTCTTGTCCATACAGTAAAAAATATGACTAGTATTTGCATTCATATTTACacttttataaaaacattaaaaggttGCCTCAGTGATCCATTGTTCTGGGTTCTAATTCTGAACCCAGTCATCATCTGTGTGGTGTTTACCCATTTTCCCTGGATCTTGAGCAGTTTCCCAtcagttcttttaattttcttcttataaATGTGTACTTTAGATTGATAGGTTATTCCAATTTGAATCTGTGGGCATGTGTATGACTGGGCCCTTGTGATAAACTGCTCCTCCCCATCCTGGATTGTTTCCTACCTTACACCTAGTGTTGTGAGAATAGGGTTACCGAGACGCTGAACTGGTTATGTGGGTTTTGAGGATTTTATGCACTATATGTTTGAGCTAAACAAATCTAGCTGTCAGACTGATTACAATCATTCACTCCAAAATAATGACCCTTATATTAC harbors:
- the LOC114653759 gene encoding toll-like receptor 5, with the protein product MQLLTTALLLAGLVSIRTLRTDDNDSVASYEGQRLTSMPEISQSIKVLLLSFNNIRNISLHLSSCLPNLQNLLAGNQQSKSVYIGDRAFINAPNLKFLDLGGNKNAVIHQDAFVGLQKLQVLYLDSIGLNESILEGNYFRELVSLQKLILTGNRIKRLRPDPSFHSLKSLEYIDLKLNLIRQICGEDLRNLQGLHLSKLDLSSNYLSYNSTMNCPTISNSISVEVLDISSNPLNLVGVEKFFNISTGIQISELVMQHSILGKNFGFSNLKDPDASTFTGLTKNSVRSLDLSRAFIFELNPSLFVGLSHVEKINLSFNKINKIHQGAFNGLGNLKMLNLSNNLLGEIYAESFESLRSSSVNYLDFSSNHIGAIQYNALVGLNTLETLDLRNNALTRIPMSSLPNLLYLLLGKNRISSTYGLHQLIKNAVLVDLSFNQLQDLGGIQDILTIHTLRYLIMSYNKISTCTASAFPTDSQLYFLDLSHNSLNEVWRSSSCLDIFHNMKQLAFLKLSSNGLINLPKNIFQGLKSLNVLDLSGNLLRSLSSNLFLSLKSLKSLSLSNNSLLTLHPSVFEPLPSLTIVSLSGNPFVCTCEMMALVNWLPHSNVTIAGSSEDTSCAFPLTLKGVPLTSLQEEDCQ